CCGTATCAGCAGTAATCCTTCGCTTCCCGTGAACAATCTCATTAATCCGGCGTGGCGGAACCCCAACCGCTATGGCCAGACGGTTCTGACTGATTTTCATGGGATCGAGGAATTCTTTTTGTAAAATTTCCCCCGGATGTACGGGAGGTATTTTTTTGCTATTCATACTCTTTTCCTTTTAGTGATAATCGGCTATTTCGACCTGATAGGCATCGCCTTTTTTCCAGGCGAAGCAAATACGCCACTGATCATTAATACGAATACTAAACGGACCTTTTCGATCACCGGCCAACTTTTCAAGGCGATTAGCCGGTGGAACCCTTAAATCCTCCAAGGTCATAGCTCGATTCAGCATTCTTAACTTTCGAAAGGCTGTTAGCTGAATTCTGCCGGGAAACTTGCGAGAGAAGGTCCGTCGAAATATCTTTTCTGTTTCTTTGTATTTAAAGGATCGGATCATTGAAAATAAGTATAACGCCTGGCGTTAAGCAATTCAAGGGAAAATTTCCAGGCTGGACTTCTAACAATGCAATTCAGACCCTACGTCCCGTATTAAAGATAGCCTGAGAGACGGGGCTTGGGCGCGAAAGCCTTTATACGGCCTCGTTTCCCGAAGGCAACCTAAATTCGCCACGGTGCTGAAGGTCATACGGGCCCTCGGCTTGCGCCTACACGCAACAACGGCACATTCAGAACCTTCATCTCGGTAATCTAACCCGCCTCGGTGAATGGACGGTTCCAACATTCGATCAGCAATCAT
The nucleotide sequence above comes from Deltaproteobacteria bacterium. Encoded proteins:
- a CDS encoding type II toxin-antitoxin system RelE/ParE family toxin; the protein is MIRSFKYKETEKIFRRTFSRKFPGRIQLTAFRKLRMLNRAMTLEDLRVPPANRLEKLAGDRKGPFSIRINDQWRICFAWKKGDAYQVEIADYH
- a CDS encoding HigA family addiction module antidote protein — protein: MNSKKIPPVHPGEILQKEFLDPMKISQNRLAIAVGVPPRRINEIVHGKRRITADTALRLGRFFGISPQFWLGLQLDYDLDLEEDRLGDRLQLEVREYAVSV